The Hydra vulgaris chromosome 05, alternate assembly HydraT2T_AEP genome includes the window AAACATTAAACTGGTTGTCTGCTTTAAAtattcttgtttgtttttttcaacgcGGTTTCTATGGTCACGACGAACAATAACGGGTTTGGGCCCTGGATTGTCTGTTATATTGGTCTCATCatagttgtaaatattttctggAGGTATATCCTTTAACTCTAGgtacaaattatcaaaatatttgttaaaggTTTCTTCGTTTACCACGGCTCTACTATGCTTCACATTGTCTGCGACCACGGCCTACTTAATAACAAGACTGAAAGAcgtgcaaaaaaataaaaaataactgtaGGCggtacaaaaaaattattatttaagatttttttgaaattataattaaaaaaaaaaacttttttcatttttagtttaaaaggtcattttttctgtaataaactataaaataacaatttttattaaaaaataattgttatttttgaaatttttataaaattttgcttcttttgagacccaatatgacatacttttgaaaatttttttttacataatattagggacccataaaaattttaaaggtctTGAGGAACCTCAAGATAATTTCCTAGAGCACTGATATTTTTCCAGAGTATTTCTGAAATGAATAGACAACTTTTGCACACCCAGGCTAAAcgaattgtaaaaaaaactaaaattcacttcaccctaatatatatatatatatatatatatatatatatatatatatatatatatatatatatatatatatatatatatatatatatatatatatatatatatatatattttatataaacatacggaatattttaatattttttttggatttttttttttaaagttttttttataaaaaatttaaaattaaaaagtttttatttaaaaactttttaatttaaaaaaaattcttcatttttattttattcttcaaTTATTTTGCGATAAAGTCCTCATCTTGCTAGTTTTTCACCGGCTTCcgaatttaagaaatattttatttatttatttatttatttatatatatttattaaacacccACTATACAAGTATACAAGGTAAATTAGAGTTTTATAcatgataattataaaaatccttgaattattattattattattttattattatctaggaatatttttttcaagaatatcCTTGAAGATTGTTCTTTGTTCTTTTGAGTTCCAGCATTCAACTGCACATTTTAGGGTTTGAAGATCCGTTTCaggaactaaattttttaagccaataatttttattttttttttactttgaattatTTTCTCCAGATTTAGTTCATGTTTATTACACAAACCCTTGATACTATCTAAAAAAGGTTGTGGGGCTGTTTTGTTTTCCGGCTGCGacttaataatatcaaatgtaattttattgttCATCAGGCGAATAAATAAGTTGAGCTTGTTTTGTTGTATAGTTATAGATATATCTTCAATAAAGAATAAGggatgaatataatttttgctatgttttgaaACGTTGAGGAGTGACTTGAGTGCGTTTCTTCCAACTATATCAAGCTTTTGCATTAATACCTTTTTATGTTCACAAAGCTCAAGACCATATGTCAGTGTTGGGACAGCCAAAGTTTTATATAGCTGGACAATGGAGTTTGGGTGAGCAAAACGAATTCCTGATTGAATTAAAGTTTGGATTACTGCCCGGAAATTAGATATTCGGTGATCAATGTTTAAACTATTAAGTGAGGCAAAAGGTGAACTTTTTGTATCCCACGTAAAACCTAGGTGATTAAGTTtatcatgaagttttatttttttgttgttgagagTTATTgtgcagtttttaatttgcttttttccggTGAGCAAGAACTCGGTTTTGTCAGCATTCAattttatacagtttttgtgtgtgtacataTTACAGGTATTAAGAAGCTTTTGTAGGCCAGAAAGGGTGGAGCTAAGGAGTATAATGTCATCAGCATATGCTACAACACCCGTATAGTTTCCATTGATTTGTAAAGTGAATTCGAATTTTTTTATCGGTAGCGTAATTTCAGACCATATTAGGCGCGTCTAACTTGGCCCGTTTATTTGGCTGACGAGATTTCAAAATGGGATAAATCCTCATTAAatgttttcctttttatccTCCGGTAACGTAACTTCAGGTCAAGTTAGGCAAAACATTTTTGTGCCTAACTTAGCCCGTTTATTCGGCAAACGAGagtctaaaaaattattaagttcaTTTAACTTGTGGTTTTTTTCATCGTTCGGTAGCGTAACTTCAGGCCAAGTTAGGTGCAAGTTAGTCGTTAATCGATTGTTGGTTTCTGTCGATTgcagattttaaaagaaactttcaACTTACtgaattaaaacattttcatagCATGTCTTGCATTTCTTTACAGTCTGTAAGAAAATTAATTGAGAACGGTTGTATTGAAAATCTACGAACTGTTTATTCCGAATTGTCGTTAAAGATTAATTTCCTTCACAAACCAGATCTTTATGACTTATTGACTGTTCAAAAGTCAATAAAGAGAAATATTTCTGTCGAGTGTGACATTCCACAGAATCCAAGGAAAACTATGGCGTTGAAGTAAGCATTTctctatttatttcaaaaagtaatagaaaaaataattggaaaaatTCATTCTTTACATCAACTacaacaatagtaataataataataataataataataataataacaataataataataacaataataataataataataataataataataacaataataataataataataataacaatattattattattattattattgttattattattattaataacaacaataataataataatgataataaatttgacttaaaattgCATTAAGAAAGTTAGCATAagcaaaccatttttttaatttatcttttggTTTGATCTAATtggtttgctttttttttatcaaacataaattcttgaataaagttttattttacattaagttTGGTGCTTGGCGTTGgaacttttttaatatgtattaaaaagctttattcatttttttacagaTCTGAATCTACTGGTAATTGTCTATTTAGTTCATTTTCTATTTGCCTGAGTGGTGATAATAGTTTGGTAATGGATTTAAGAATTCTGACagcaattgatttatatttaaatcccTCATTTTATAGTAATCATCCATCGTTTGTCAGCTTGTGCTTAAAGTATCCAAATGAGTTTTCATCAATAGATAATTTGTTAGCAGTGTCTGTGTCCACACATTCTGTAGACTCAGGAAAACTAAAAGATGATCTTGTTAAGGAAGAAGCATTACACATATGTCAAGAATTTGTATGGTCTGGTTTTCTTTGCGTTCTTGCTCTTTCAACTGTGTGTTTTAAACAAGTTCAGTGTTACTACAGAACAATTAGTTCTTtcctaaaatataaacttatgttTAATCTTAAAATTGAACCTCATATTTTATCTCCATCATCAGATGTTCTGAATTTATTGTCTTGTTTTGAAGGATCAAATCCTCCACTTCCATATAAACACAATCATTATGTACCTCTAGTTTTCGTTCCAGATGAGAAGTGCTTGaagcataaatttttatgtaaaaaagttagtAATTGTGCTAAACAATTACCAATTACTATGTTTACAGATAAATACAACACCAATCAAGAACCACCTATTTCTACCATTGctgataaatcttttttatatgaacttaataacaataaatttataacatccTCTCACAGAAATAGTGTCTTTGATTCCTTTATAGATTCAAAATCGTGTTCTTCCAATACTTTGCTacctttaaatgaaaatgattgtaaaatttaaaaaaaaagtttttatctgccaaaatttcaaaactagACTCTAATACAAATAAGTTGTCAGGTGAATTTCCTAGTGAATATGATATTGCATGCTTTCGTTCAAAAGCATCTACTTTAAAtgatttgcaattaaaaaacttgattagaAATGTTTTTGTGCCTGATGAGCGTTATTGCTTTCCAAAAACAAATGGACGATCTTTCCAACTTATCTGGTTAAAGCAATTTTCATGGCTTAGTTATTCACCATCTGAAGATGGAGCATATTGTTTGAGTTGTGTTTTGTTTGGGTTTAAGTACTTTTCGAAATCTAGTAGATGTAAATACTTGTTTTCTCAGCCTGTAAAGCACTGGCTAGATGCTGTGAGTGCTTTTAAAAGACATTATCATGGGAAAAAAGGAAAGAATAATGAATATCACTTAGCTGTACAAAGTCTTCATTATGACAACTGGACCATATTTTCAGCAGTTTTAAATACAATGAATGGAAGtattcaaaatattgatattttaattaataaagaatatgaaaAGGAGGTTGCTTTAAATCGGGACAAATTGCATTCAATTGTTGACTCAATCATTTTCTTAGGCCGTCTCAATATAGCTTTTAGAGGTCATCGTGACGATTCCCAACATCATCCTactgttggaaaatattctttAGTAAATGGAgtaggaaatttttttgaacttttaaactaCAGGATCAGAGGTGGGGATAAAGTTCTTGAGCATCATCTTAACAGCTGTGCAAAGAATGCATCTTATATTTCTAATTCGTcacaaaatgaattaataaattgttgtgGAAAATATATccagaatattttaatttccgATATAAaggaaaatcaatttttttcgaTAATTGCTGATGAAGTATCTAATTGCTCCAATCAGGAACAAATGTCtttaattataagatttatagaTAGTTCTTTTGATGTAAGAGAAGAATTTATGGGTTTTTTGCATTGCGAATATGGTTTATCAGGAGAAGCTctttgcaaaactattttatcatGTCTTAAAGATTATTCTCTTGACATTTCCAATTGTTGAGGTCAGGGGTATGATGGTGCAGGATCTGTTGCTGGTCATATTAAAGGTCTTGCAAAGAGAATCAAAGGTTACACTGACAAAGCAGTTTATACTCACTGTTTTAGTCATCGACTTAATCTTAGTGTAGCAAATTCGTGCAAACTGCAAGAAGTCAGAAATATGATGGAGCAAGTAAaacaattgtcttatttttttaatttttctgagtCAAGGCAAAATTTATTAGAAGCAGCTATCACCAAACATTGTCCTTCTgctacaaagaaaaaattaattgatgtTTGTCGCACAAGATGGGTTGAGTGCATAACTGGGTTGGATGATTTTGAAAGTTTGTTTGTACCTATTGTTTTTTGTCTTGAAGGAATGAGTATGAACTTAGAAAAAAAGTGCAATAAAGAAACTTCCTCACAagcttcttgttttttaaaactcattacaacttttgattttattgcatCTTTAGTGATTACTCGAACAGTTCTTGACTACACTATACCTGTTACACAAATGTTGCAAGGTAAAACTTTTGACATTTGTGATGGTTTAAGTTCTATTTCagctttaaaaagttgtatgcTTACACTTAGAAATCTAATAGATGATTATCACACAAAGTGGTATGATACAATTCTTTGTCTTGCTTCTAAATTTGATGTTGCAGAAGTTAAACCAAGAGTATCAAGGTGtcaaatatatagaaataatgTTCCTTCTTGTTCAACTTCagattttttcaagaaatcGTTAACCATACCACTTATCGATCACCTCCTATTTGAAGTTAATAACAGATTTAGTGATGATGCTTTGGTTGCTTATGATGGTTTGGTTATTATTCCagataaaaagatgttttatgtttttaagaagattgACTGGAAAATTAAGTTTCaatcttttgtaaatttttattcaacagaTTTGCCATGTGCAATTTCTTTAAACGCAGAACTTGATTTGTGGGAAAGCTTTTGggttcaagaaaaaatttgcttaCCAGATAATATTTCAAGTACTTTAAAAAGTCTTCCTAACAATCAATTTGCAAATCTAAGAGTTTGTCTTCGCATTCTAGGAACATTGCCTGTAAGCTCTTCTGCGTGTGAAAGAGCTATGagacaattaaaaaactacaCACGAAGTACTATGTCATCTGAGAGAATGAACAGTCTTGCTTTATTGCATATTCACCAAGAGATAGAACctaatattgaaaaagttattgaCTTGTTTGCACTTAAAAATCGTAGattaaattttacagataaaaattgttaaccatttttttttttttttattattcatttcctttaacaagttttttttatttgttaatttgtaagttaacttttaatactttatgtttgatactttttaagttgttttaaatttttaactccATATATAATTAGTTTATGTAATTCATAGTGTCTGGGCCATATTAgtaacaaaatctttttcttttttttttttgaaatacaataCAGTTACCTTTTTTCTGAACAAAGTGTGTTGTTAAAGTTCCAGAGGTTAGTCCTTCCTCGATTTTAAACAAGCAATGAACAGGGTtgattatgtaataaatataagactaagaataagtataaatattacaaattgtTCTTCCAACATATCAGTTTAATtgaatttgattgaaaaaaaaagtgaaatgttagtattactttttttaaatatttttttagtttaaaatgaattttttattatttatattttataaaacacatGAAATAAGACAAATTAAAACTatgaaagtaaaattattttaattagatcttttaatataaaataatatttcaaaattttgattctaaatatacttttttttttctttctctttagTAAACTTAACACCTTTAATCAGTAAATAGGACTTTatcagtttttgtatttaaaaaatatatatgattttactttttgatgtactgtattttttatattttaactaagaGCATTatgttttatacaaatttaagtatttattttattaaatatatcttttttctattttttagttCTACCTTTTAAAACGTTCTACTCAGCGCCATTATTTTAGTTTACCTTGCTTaactgttaaaatatggttttaattttgtaaactttcatgacttaaagtttactttaatgATCATTAGCCAGCAGTTTAGGGAAAAAAATGACTTCAATACAGTTAAGGTAAGTGATAACTGCTCACCAGCTGCATCGCAAGTTTGTTTACATTGTTTACTGAAGTTTACGATTAATATTCATGTTATTACTATATTGTGTTACtactatattgtatattattatgttattactATATTGTATCTTtcatgttaataataataacttttgttatataaatgGTAATAATGTTGTGTGtctatttagattttaattatttttagcattatttcGGAAACAatataggggagagtggggCACCATGACACACTTTTAGTTTTTGCTtcgtaacaaattttttaatacgcTTTTTTTTAAGGCGATTGGTTtgatttgttgaaaaaacttttttcgactaaataaaatctataagtTACCAAAATATAACAGGTTAAACTTGTGAGACtagttaaagtaaaattagaaatttgtttcAAGGTACCGGTATTAACGTTAAAGGTATTAACGATCAATTAAAAACTGAGCTAAGAAAGTAGCTAAAAGTATAAACATTGTTTGTTCTGACTGTTTTGtgataaattaattatactgtgtattaaatttgaaatattatgtTAGTGTTTTTATCTAgtatgttgtatttttttcctCCAATCGATCTAAATTAGTTTAACCCTATGCTCCTTTTTTGAATTCATAAAAAGGGTGTCTGAAATATTTAGTGCTTTAGACTTAGCTAAatagcgagaatgagttttagttaatggaactagagatagtagctcctttgagcagtgatcatgaaagtatttgtagaaaagaaaaagagatttttttgcGACAATATTACGACGACGGGAGAGAGACTAAAGCTTGGCAGATTGAGCAGGTCCAATGGTCCGTGTCCATTTTAGCGTCCGTTAAAGAAATTGTAAACaagtggttttttttaaaaaatttttaactctttaaaCTTGTCCCCTCGACAAACAAGGGGGCAATTTTAAGTTACCCCCTCGCTTGAAGAGGGCTCCCTTTCCCCCTGCCCCCGCCCCTCTCTATATCTAGAAGCGCTAACATTTCTTgattaacttctttaaaaagcTACACCCgcgcctatatatatatatatatatatatatatatatatatatatatatatatatttaaatcagttAGGTATATAGATATAATGCAGTAATGTATTTACATAATATGAtcatattatgtaaataaattactgcattatatctatatatcatATGATATactatacaatatatatttaaaatcaattgcttgtaattatttaataattaatattattttatttgtattttatatatttagcaaaatgtaatcttttaaaacgAAAATTACTATAGCATGCCCTTTAAATGTTGTGTAACTGGTTGTAGAGGTAACTAtgataaagaacataaagttaaactttttcgATTACCAAGCAAAAACCGTAATCCTCAAGAAAGAGAAAGATGGATTAGATCTATTCCAAGAGAAAACATTCCAAATAGTCCAAATACATTCATTTGTGAAAATCATTGGCCAGTTAATTATGAAACTTGTCACATTCATGGTAAAATTCGTCCCTTTAATCCACCAACTATTTTCATCTGTGTATTTCAAAGTCAAGTTCCTACACCTCCACCAAcaaaaagaacaacaacaaaatcacTACCATCTACGCATAACATGAAGCCTGATGAAATTTCAGCTCACTTGGATTTGTATGAAATTAGTTATTTTGATGATCTTTGCCTAAAAGTAAGCAAAGAAGTTATTCCATTTCCAGTAACATCTTTTACAGTGGATGATGGTTTAATAGTCCAAAGTAAGGATTATATTGATACCGCTGCTATTCCAAAGTTtctttcaaaagttaaaatggATATGTGATTTAAAGGTTTTCATTTTGGATCTAGATGCTCTATTATATCACTGTGCAGTAATcgaatacataaaattacatctTACTTACAAACTTTAGAAGCTATTAGATATTTACATTCTGTTGAAATggatcataaaaaaaacattgtccTACAACAAGTTGTTAGCATGCATGCATTAACATTTgttggtaataaaaaatattctccAGAAATTCTAAGTAAGGCTTctgaatatttttcaatttcaagaTCTCTTTACAGTCGTATTAGAGATGACTGAAATGCCACGTATTGTAACACTTGGTAAACTTATATCTAAGGTTAGTAAGCTAGAGGATTTTGATTTcctcaacaaatattttatgcaacTAGAAGATCCTcgtcaaaaaaatgtaattataataattgatgaagtttatgtaaaaCCACAACTAACGTATCAAGGGGGTAACTTATTTGGAAAAGCAGTAAATACTCCAGAACATTTTGCAACCACTGTTTTGAGTTTTATGATTTGCTCATTATTTGGAGGAAAGAAGTTTTTGTACAAAGCATTGCCAGTGTATTGTATAAGTGCTGATTTTCAATATGAACAAGTTGTTGATATGTTAAATTTGATTCGTTCATGTAATGGCATTACTGTTGCAATTTTATGTGATAATAAAAGAGTAAATCaatcattctttaaaaaattcaatttgattTCTCCATGGCGCACaactgaaaacatttttttgctctATGATTATGTACATTTAATCAAATCTCTTAAAAACAATTGGTTTACTGAAAAAATGCAAGAGTTGAAGTATTCTGACTGCGGCCTTGAAAAAACTGCAAAGTGGGTTGACTTGAAGAAGCTGGTTGAGTAAGAAAATAATTCTATTGTGAAACTATCAAGGCTTAATGAAGTTTCTATCCGACCAAAACCTATAGAACGACAGAATGTTGCTTTATgtcttaagattttttttgtgttaaaacaTTAACTGCACTAAAAATTCATCCAGAAATGCAGGATTCAGGTGGAACTGttgattttatagaaaaagttgtAGACTTTTTCAAAATCCTAAATGTAAAAAGTCAGTTCGAAGATGTTAAAACTAAAGACTTAAAAAGGGCTGTCTTTGATAACCCTAACGATCAAcgattataatttttacttgatatcgcaaatatgtttgaaaaaatggttCCTAAAAAACAAGGACAAACAACTTACCAAGGATACTGCTCTTGCTCTTGCATACACAAGTAGAGGGCTGGTCGAGTTAACTAAGCATCTCCTCAGCACTTCACACGAATATGTATGTCTAGGAAATTTTTTGAGTGATCccattgaaaaaatgtttagtaaGCTACGTCAAGGTTCTGGTggaacatattttattaatgttcaacaagttttacaaaaagtaaacattaagAAAACAAAACTTCTCCTTGATTTAAACACAGATTTTGATGGAATTCAAACAAGTTGTGAACATGCTTGTTTGAAATGTGGATTTTTGCTAAATGATGACAATACCTTTAATGTGTTTCATAATCTTTCAAATATGGAGTTAGCCTTGTCTAAGTCTGTAAAAATGGCCTTAGTTTATATTGCAGGATACATCAGTAGAAATGATGTAGATGAATATGATACACAGTTCTATTACGAAGAGTTAGGG containing:
- the LOC136080245 gene encoding THAP domain-containing protein 2-like, yielding MPFKCCVTGCRGNYDKEHKVKLFRLPSKNRNPQERERWIRSIPRENIPNSPNTFICENHWPVNYETCHIHGKIRPFNPPTIFICVFQSQVPTPPPTKRTTTKSLPSTHNMKPDEISAHLDLYEISYFDDLCLKVSKEVIPFPVTSFTVDDGLIVQSKDYIDTAAIPKFLSKVKMDM